The genome window GTATGTCGTCGGCGATTCGCAGCGGCACGTGCACTGGAAGTCGACGGCCAAGACCGGCAAGCTCATGGTGCGCCAGTACGAGGAATCGCGGCACGCCCGCATCGCGATCATCCTCGACCTCGACGCCGAGTCGTACGAGACCGACGAGGAGTTCGAGAACACGGTCAGTGCCGCAGCATCCCTCGCACTGCAGGGCGTGCGCGACGGCCGTGACGTGCTCTTCTCGGTGAGCAACGAGATCCCCGAGCACAGCCGCGCCGAGGTGCTCTCGATCCGCACGCTGCCGACTGTGACCCCCAAGGCTCTGCTCGATGCCACTTCGACGATCGACGCGGCCGACCGGGTCATGCGTCTCGAGGCGGTCACCGCTCTCACCGTGCAGTCGTATCCGGACCTCTCGATCGGATTCCTCCTGACCGGGTCTCGGATGCCGCTCGATCGTCTCCGGCTCGCAGCGGTCAAGCTGCCCGCCTCGGTCGAGGCGGTCGCCGTGCGCAGTGAACTCGGCGAGCAGCCCACCATGCGCGCGGCCCGCGAACTCGCGGTCATGACCCTCGGCGCCCTCGGCGACCTGCCGCAGATGCTCGCGCGCGGAGCCCTCCGATGAGCACGGCAGGCGCGAAGCGGGGCGTGGCCGGGTCGCGCCGGTCGTTCGTCCTCTCGGCCCTCACCTTCTGGTCGCTCGGCTACGTGCTGGTCGGTGTCGGCCTCGCGACCGCGGCGGTCTGGCCGGTATACGAATCGCCGCGCGCCCTGGCGGTCGGCCTCGTCGGCGGTCTGCTCGGCATGGCCGTCGCCGTGCTCACGCGACTGCTGCGCTGGGGGATGCTCTTCGGCGCCCTCGCGGCGGTCGGCACGTATCTCGTGGTCGCGGTGCCGCTCGCGATCCCCTCGGCGTTGTCGTCCGTCCCTGCCTTCATCGGGGGCCTCCGCGATGCGGTGCTCGGTGTCGTTCTCGGCTGGAAGCAGATGCTGACGCTCAACCCGCCGCTCGGCGAGTACCAGGCCGTTCTCATCCCTTATCTCGTCGTCATGCTGTTCGGTGCGTTCGTCGCGACCGTCCTCGTGCTCGAGAACGGACGCCGCGCCACGATCGCCGTCCCCGTCGTGACGGCGATGAGCGTGTTCGGCATCGCCTTCGGCGTGAGCGGCACCACATCGCCCGTCTCGATCCTCGGTGTGGCGCTTCCGGCTCCCCGGGAGTGGCTGATCGGCGTCGCCCTCTTCGTCTCCGCCCTCGTCTGGCTGGTCGGTCGGGCCCGGCTGCAGCGTGCCCAGGCATTGCGCACGGTCGCCGCCGCCAACATCTCGCGCCGGGCCACCCCGGTGTGGTTGACCGTGCGCAGGCACCTCCTCTCGGCGGCGCTCGCGGTCGTCGCGCTCGTCGCCGGATTCGCGATCGCCCCGGCAGCGGCCGGCTGGTCGGATCGTTCGGTGCTGCGCGACGAGGTCGAGCCGATGATCGTCGTGCAGCAGCAGGCGAGCCCGCTCAGCGCCTACCGCTCGTGGTTCGCCGGCGGCACGCTCGACCAGACCGTCCTGCGGGTGCAGGGTGACCCGGGTGCGGTCGACCGCATCCGCCTCGTCACCCTGGATTCGTACGACGGCGAGGACTTCCACATCGACCCCGACGACCGGTTCAGCCGCCTCCCGCGCACGGCGCTCCCCGCAGCCGGTCGGGTGACGCTCGACATCACGATCGGCGACGCCTACCGCGGCATCTGGGTGCCGGCACCGGCCGGCCTCGCGGAGGCGCCGGCCTTCTCCGGCACCCGTGCCGATGCGCTCGCCGACGGGTTCCACGTGAACGAGGGCGGCGACACGGCGATCACGATCGCCGAGACCTCCGACGGCGACGAGGGACTCATCCCCGGCGACCGCTATACGGTGCTCGCGGATGCCCCCGGCGATCAGGGAGACATCACCGCACTGCAGGGCGGAGCGTCGAACCTCGACACCGATCGGTACCCCGCCCTCGTCGAGTGGGCCGAGATGCAGGAGCAGCCTCGCACCGGTGCGGGGTATCTCGAGATCATCGATCGTCTG of Microbacterium sp. LWH13-1.2 contains these proteins:
- a CDS encoding transglutaminase domain-containing protein translates to MSTAGAKRGVAGSRRSFVLSALTFWSLGYVLVGVGLATAAVWPVYESPRALAVGLVGGLLGMAVAVLTRLLRWGMLFGALAAVGTYLVVAVPLAIPSALSSVPAFIGGLRDAVLGVVLGWKQMLTLNPPLGEYQAVLIPYLVVMLFGAFVATVLVLENGRRATIAVPVVTAMSVFGIAFGVSGTTSPVSILGVALPAPREWLIGVALFVSALVWLVGRARLQRAQALRTVAAANISRRATPVWLTVRRHLLSAALAVVALVAGFAIAPAAAGWSDRSVLRDEVEPMIVVQQQASPLSAYRSWFAGGTLDQTVLRVQGDPGAVDRIRLVTLDSYDGEDFHIDPDDRFSRLPRTALPAAGRVTLDITIGDAYRGIWVPAPAGLAEAPAFSGTRADALADGFHVNEGGDTAITIAETSDGDEGLIPGDRYTVLADAPGDQGDITALQGGASNLDTDRYPALVEWAEMQEQPRTGAGYLEIIDRLRSRGYLSHALLDDEAAAGWIASLKESEGYAFAPSYAGHSAARIEELFTDMVEQERRAGADAAPELLVSAVGDDEQFSVAAALLAEHWGLESRVVIGTRLAAAEEVPGIPACTETCTGANMSAWVEVRASGADWMPVDTTPQYAMLPSSITEGEQLPEHPTVPEQPRSEALDPPQAQSDSNNDAPPLEDPQSEVLAILLPILRAVGLSLLGLVLLALPFLVLVLAKRQRARARRTAAEPEVRLAGAWEELVDVYADHDVAMETQGTRTQRALSTDREAADRLAALVDRAVFAEHPPTKDEASAAWEIVDAERAELAHAGRWWHRLIMRVRPASFVGRVRSAGGIRFFGLRPALGTLGLTGSLGDRKKGDS